A single window of Cryptococcus neoformans var. neoformans JEC21 chromosome 3 sequence DNA harbors:
- a CDS encoding chitin synthase, putative, whose product MNPGDIYQPPGGYSPARQNQRPPQPQPFPQQPYPPPPAVQYGDPFSAPPQRPPAASLQNMSPAWHEPPHASHPLQPTSPTGPPAPRYSLPTQSLSPFNGSPASAPAPAPYTMGSPPNSHPPMHASPPQHIRFHANPSHLPPQQQPAPSYSYPNGIDDRLTSPPPLLPHHSSQSSMSAMPAPVPDNINYGPPSYPPQGYGNAADDDMNDSRPLLAHAAPDSRFGIPQSTSAMSMTAPAVRYQLSDAGAGDMGVTMYTGNGDAEGQNGFGTGDGVGAGGEDEVNMHYGPVPARIVRRNRTQKRVQLFQGHLVLDIEVPTMLLEQCPIRQGNEFTKLRYTAVTCDPNDFVEDMYTLRQRLYDPPRQTELFIVITMYNEDDILFCRTMRGVMQNIAHLCTRSKSKTWGVNGWKKVVVCIVADGRKKINPRTRSVLAALGVYQEGVGKNMVNGKPVTAHVYEYTTQLSINSSGKIGPAGSNTVPIQMLFCLKEKNQKKINSHRWFFNAFGACLRPNVCVLLDVGTQPGPDSIYHLWKAFDINSSVGGACGEIVALKGMFWKNLLNPLVAAQNFEYKMSNILDKPLESVFGYITVLPGAFSAYRYIALLNDEKGNGPLKQYFVGETMHGSGAGIFSSNMYLAEDRILCWELVSKRQCKWKLHYVKSAYAITDVPDTVAELVSQRRRWLNGSFFAAIHSIVHFGYLYRSSHSFTRKFFLHIELVYQTLNMVFAWFALGNYFIAFFVLTESLNSLGTAWKYVNTPLHYIYIALLLWCFLLSLGNRPAGSKIGYTSSMVGFALITIYMLFAAIYLTVKGVEDIQAAGEVTASTVLGNKIFRNIVISLLATYGLYIISSLMALEPWHMITSFFQYLLLAPSYINVLNVYAFCNVHDVSWGTKGSDKVSDDLGAVKSSDDNKDEVTVDVPIEQKDINAVYAAELQILGNKAPKEVRVVNDDQKQEDYYKNVRTNVLLAWTMTNGALVAAILQVSGGDSAVATTYMGVLLYTVAGLAFFRFLGSSAYLLVRLFVGE is encoded by the exons ATGAACCCGGGCGACATATACCAGCCACCAGGCGGCTACAGCCCCGCCCGCCAGAACCAGCGTCCCCCGCAGCCGCAGCCTTTCCCGCAGCAACCgtatcctccaccgcctgCAGTCCAATATGGCGATCCCTTCAGCGCCCCCCCACAGCGGCCGCCTGCTGCTTCCCTCCAGAACATGTCCCCCGCGTGGCACGAGCCCCCCCACGCGTCTCACCCTCTCCAGCCGACGTCGCCGACCGGCCCTCCAGCTCCCCGGTACTCGCTTCCGACGCAGTCATTGTCCCCCTTCAACGGCTCCCCGGCGTCTGCGCCCGCCCCAGCACCATATACGATGGGCTCACCGCCCAATTCTCATCCGCCTATGCATGCATCTCCGCCCCAGCACATTCGTTTCCACGCGAACCCGTCACATCTTCCGCCCCAGCAACAGCCTGCCCCGTCATACTCGTATCCAAACGGCATTGATGACCGTCTCACCTCGCCGCCTCCTTTGTTGCCCCACCATTCATCCCAGTCGTCCATGTCTGCCATGCCCGCTCCAGTCCCAGATAACATCAACTACGGCCCCCCGTCTTATCCTCCTCAAGGGTATGGCAACGCCGCAGACGACGATATGAATGACTCCcgccctcttcttgcaCACGCGGCGCCTGATTCTCGGTTTGGTATTCCTCAGTCAACAAGCGCAATGTCCATGACAGCTCCGGCCGTACGATATCAATTGAGCGATGCAGGTGCTGGAGATATGGGCGTCACGATGTACACGGGGAACGGTGATGCTGAAGGGCAGAATGGGTTTGGAACTGGTGACGGCGTAGGTGCGGGCGGTGAGGACGAGGTCAATATGCACTATGGACCCGTTCCAGCGAGGATCGTCAGGCGAAATAGGACGCAAAAACGCGTCCA ACTCTTCCAGGGCCATCTCGTACTTGATATCGAAGTCCCTACAATGCTGCTCGAGCAGTGTCCAATTCGCCAGGGAAACGAATTCACCAAACTGAGATATACAGCGGTTACCTGTGACCCAAATGACTTTGTTGAGGACATGTATACTCTCAGACAACGATTATACGATCCACCCCGACAAACGGAGCTTTTCATTGTCATTACAATGTATAAT GAGGACGATATTTTGTTTTGTCGAACAATGCGAGGCGTGATGCAGAATATTGCTCATCTTTGTACGAGGTCAAAAAGTAAGACCTGGGGAGTGAACGGCTGGAAAAAG GTGGTGGTGTGCATCGTTGCAGATGGTCGAAAAAAGATCAACCCCCGAACTCGATCTGTCCTCGCCGCGCTCGGTGTATACCAAGAAGGTGTAGGTAAGAACATGGTCAATGGAAAGCCTGTCACAGCACACGTATACGAGTATACTACACAAT TGTCGATAAACTCTAGTGGAAAGATTGGGCCTGCCGGTTCAAATACGGTGCCAATCCAAATGTTGTTCTGCCTCAAG GAGAAGaatcagaagaagatcaacaGTCATCGATGGTTCTTCAA CGCTTTTGGTGCTTGCCTTCGGCCAAACGTTTGCGTCCTTCTTGACGTCGGTACGCAACCTGGACCCGATTCGATCTATCATCTTTGGAAGGCATTTGATATTAATTCGAGTGTTGGGGGTGCTTGTGGTGAGATTGTTGCGTTGAAGGGAATGTTCTGGAAAAATCTACTGAACCCTTT AGTGGCAGCGCAAAACTTTGAGTACAAGATGAGTAACATTTTGGATAAACCTCTCGAGTCGGTTTTTGGATATATCACCGTCTT GCCGGGCGCTTTTTCCGCGTATCGATATATCGCACTACTCAACGACGAGAAAGGAAACGGTCCCCTAAAGCAGTATTTTGTTGGAGAGACGATGCATGGTTCTGGTGCCGGTATCTT CTCGTCCAATATGTATCTCGCCGAAG ATCGTATCCTTTGTTGGGAGCTTGTGAGCAAGAGACAATGTAAATGGAAGCTGCATTATGTCAAGTCGGCCTATGCTATTACAGACGTGCCGGACACGGTTGCTGAGCTGGTTTCTCAAAGACGAAG ATGGCTTAATGGGTCTTTCTTTGCGGCCATTCATTCTATCGTCCATTTCGGCTATCTTTATCGATCTTC CCATTCATTTACTCGGAAATTCTTCCTGCACATAGAGCTGGTCTATC AAACATTGAACATGGTTTTCGCCTGGTTCGCTTTAGGGAATTATTTCATTGCTTTC TTTGTTCTTACCGAATCTCTCAACTCCCTCGGCACTGCTTGGAAATACGTCAACACGCCCTTGCATTATATCTATATTGCGCTTTTGCTATGGTGTTTCCTATTAAGTTTGGGTAACAGGCCTGCTGG TTCTAAAATTGGCTACACTTCAAGTATGGTCGGATTCGCTTTGATCACAATATATATGCTCTTTGCTGCCA TTTATTTGACGGTAAAAGGTGTAGAAGACATCCAGGCGGCAGGCGAGGTAACAGCGAGCACTGTACTTGGGAACAAAATCTTTAGGAATATCGTAATATCGTTGTTGGCGACATATGGTCTGTATATTATCAGTTCGCTAATGGCTCTTGAACCCTGGCATATGA ttacttctttctttcaatATCTTTTACTCGCCCCGTCGTACATTAACGTACTCAA CGTATATGCGTTTTGCAACGTGCACGATGTG TCTTGGGGTACTAAAGGATCCGACAAAGTTTCTGACGATCTTGGTGCCGTCAAGTCCTCAGACGACAACAAAGACGAAGTCACTGTTGATGTACCGATTGAACAAAAGGATATCAATGCTGTATACGCGGCAGAGTTGCAAATATTGGGAAACAAGGCTCCGAAAGAGGTGCGGGTGGTTAACGATGATCAGAAACAAGAGGATTATTATAAAAACGTTAGGACGAAT GTGTTGCTGGCTTGGACAATGACCAACGGGGCTTTGGTGGCTGCGATCTT GCAAGTTAGCGGTGGTGATAGTGCAGTAGCGACGACGTATATGGGTGTCTTGTTGTA CACTGTAGCTGGTCTTGCCT TCTTCCGATTCCTTGGATCTTCAGCATATCTTCTCGTTCGTCTGTTCGTGGGAGAGTAG